The following is a genomic window from Myxococcales bacterium.
TCGATCAGGTGGCTTTTTTGGGAGAATACTTTTTACGGTGCTATAAAAATCCGAGTGATTCCATCCAGGAATGTATAAAGTATTTTGCGCAAAAACACTTAGGATTTTTTCAAAGCAACAGCAAAGGCAGCACACAGGCACTTTCACCACATGCTTTCGGACATTTTGGTTTTAGCGGAACTTCTTTATGGGTAGATCCCCAGAGCCATAAAAAACCAGGCATGAGCATAGCTCTGCTCACTAACCGTGTCTTCTCATCAAAAGAGCCTAGTGAAATTTTTAATTTACGAATGAAAATTCATAGCTTAGCTGCGCGCTTTATGAGCGATCGCTAAATACTTGGAAATAGTTTCTTTTATCCCCATGATCAAAGCATCGCACACCAATGCATGCCCAATGGATACTTCGTCAATAATAGGAATGGCATCAAGCAGTGCTCCCAAATTATCTAAATCGAGATCGTGCCCAGCATTAATACCCATACCAAGTTTCTTAACGCCATGCGCCATCCGATAATAATCTTCGAGGACGTGGCTATCTTTTGGCGATGAAGCATAACGCTCTGTATAAAGCTCTACTCTATCAGCACCGGTCTCTTTGATTATGTCTAAAGAGCGATGTTTAAAATCAAGCGGTTCGATAAAAAGAGATACGCGAGCACCGCTGGGCTTTATTGAGGCAACAGCGTGCTTGACCTTCAAAAAATCTTCCTGAAGTTTAAAGCCCGCATTTGAAGTAATAACATGCGGTGGATCAGGAACGAGCGTAACCTGCTCGGGTCTGATTTCATTAACCAAGGCTATAAAATCTTTTGATGGATAGCCCTCGATATTAAATTCCGTCTTAAGATTATTCTTTAAAAGATAGACATCGGATTTTTTTATATGACGCTCATCCGGCCTTGGATGGACAGTAATACCATCCACTCCCAAACTCTCGATCAATAAAACCATTTTAAGCACGTCAGGATTATTTCCTCCACGAGCATTTCTCAAGGTGGCAAATTTATTTACATTGACGCTTAATTTAGTCATAACTTATTCCTCAACTATACGGCCACGCCATTTTTTCCAAGCTAAGAGCAAATCTGCCCGTGCTACCTCTACGCTCAGATCGGTATTTTTAATATAAAAATCAAGATCTTCTTTGTGAGGTTCAACTCGAACAACTTTATCGAGGTAAATGTATTCATAAAATCGTGAAGAGCTTGTTTTATTACCTTTTCCTAAGGGGACACTGACTATACGTTTGTTTAATTGATGGTGCTCTATGATGCTCACACTCACATTTTGGGCGTGAGCTTTAATTAAAAAAGCTTCAATAGCTTCGCGCTTATACTCGTCACTCACACTAAAGCGCACAAGGTAAAAACAATTATTTCCCTCAGCATGTACCAAAGAATATGACAAGGATTGAGCTTTATGAAGCGACATCATCGATGCTAGTGATGAAATATCTTGAGTAGATGGAACTAAGCCCTCTATTTTATATCGCATGCTGACTCGAGCATAATTCGTGGGGCCAATTTCATTCATGCTTTGTGGGAGATTTGCTTCGCACCACAATGCTTCAACAAATTGAAATGAAATATGATCACTCTTTGGTGACAGACCTATTCCAAGCTGCAAAATTACTGACTCACCGCGAGGTCCAAAATGTCCTACCAAAGTTTTAACAAAAGAAAGGGCTAAAACATCTAAGTCAATTTTCTCGCTGCACTCAAAAGATGGCACCATGCGTAAAACTTGCTGAATCCAAACTGGGTGGGCAAGATGCAAGCCAGAAATTTTATCATCAATAAATTTTTCACAACCAAAATAAATTTTAGTTGCACTTATATATTTTGGATCAAGACTATTTATGGCAACCACGAGCGTGAACAGGTGACAAAAAGTCCATAGGGCTTCCATGCCCGATAGCTTCTGACTCACGAAATCATCACAATAAAGATTTTCTAAAATTTTTATCGCTAGCGCCGAAACTTCAGGCTTGAGCTTTGGATGATCAAATAATTGTTCAATTTCGCTCAAAGAA
Proteins encoded in this region:
- a CDS encoding pyridoxine 5'-phosphate synthase, producing MTKLSVNVNKFATLRNARGGNNPDVLKMVLLIESLGVDGITVHPRPDERHIKKSDVYLLKNNLKTEFNIEGYPSKDFIALVNEIRPEQVTLVPDPPHVITSNAGFKLQEDFLKVKHAVASIKPSGARVSLFIEPLDFKHRSLDIIKETGADRVELYTERYASSPKDSHVLEDYYRMAHGVKKLGMGINAGHDLDLDNLGALLDAIPIIDEVSIGHALVCDALIMGIKETISKYLAIAHKARS
- a CDS encoding DUF111 family protein gives rise to the protein MLPGFLHFDLRRGCSADKLLSSLIALVGDYKIFESAFKQIGMSEINLVAIKDAVNGLKGQVIQFYVDDILIKRDVREASKNCDNLQKNFPRWHVQKNTVCNLSDNKKTLENFSQVFSRHQFVEACLNQQKISLSEIEQLFDHPKLKPEVSALAIKILENLYCDDFVSQKLSGMEALWTFCHLFTLVVAINSLDPKYISATKIYFGCEKFIDDKISGLHLAHPVWIQQVLRMVPSFECSEKIDLDVLALSFVKTLVGHFGPRGESVILQLGIGLSPKSDHISFQFVEALWCEANLPQSMNEIGPTNYARVSMRYKIEGLVPSTQDISSLASMMSLHKAQSLSYSLVHAEGNNCFYLVRFSVSDEYKREAIEAFLIKAHAQNVSVSIIEHHQLNKRIVSVPLGKGNKTSSSRFYEYIYLDKVVRVEPHKEDLDFYIKNTDLSVEVARADLLLAWKKWRGRIVEE